A DNA window from Setaria viridis chromosome 2, Setaria_viridis_v4.0, whole genome shotgun sequence contains the following coding sequences:
- the LOC140221932 gene encoding uncharacterized protein, protein MIDNDQTTRDLWLSIEGLFRANKQSRGIFLSHDFHSMTLRDSSIAEYCSRMKTLADVLRDVSHPVQDSQLVLNLLRGLNPRFSNISSTADDTANSIAGFLSFAEVRGMLALKELHLTNEEKTSNSTALLARTSLSSSSSSCTAGCRPPSGFVQTGSGGGSKKKWQKKGSGGF, encoded by the coding sequence ATGATCGACAATGATCAGACCACCCGGGATCTTTGGCTCTCCATCGAGGGTCTCTTTCGCGCCAACAAGCAGTCCCGGGGGATCTTCCTTagccacgacttccactccatgacgcTGCGCGACTCCTCCATCGCCGAGTACTGCAGCCGCATGAAAACCCTCGCCGACGTCCTCCGCGACGTCAGCCATCCCGTTCAGGACTCCCAGCTTGTCCTGAACCTTCTCCGCGGCCTCAACCCGCGCTTCTCCAACATCTCCAGCACCGCCGACGACACCGCCAACTCCATCGCCGGCTTCCTATCCTTCGCCGAGGTGCGGGGCATGCTCGCCCTGAAGGAACTTCACCTCACCAACGAGGAGAAGAcctccaactccaccgccctcctcgccAGGACCTCCttgtcgtcttcgtcctcgagCTGTACGGCCGGGTGTCGCCCACCGTCTGGTTTTGTCCAAactggcagcggcggtggcagcaagaagaagtggcagaAGAAGGGCAGCGGTGGCTTCTAG
- the LOC117844356 gene encoding L10-interacting MYB domain-containing protein-like — protein MNNRASWDEPTTKILLDLCIEQKNQLNWSDRCLTKLGWRNVHSRFRAKTGLQLGTKQLQNKLSNLRRQFFGWRALQTSSGLGRDTQTGGVSADATYWEQDQQDTQARSQSSSVKPPPFLNELFELYGHEP, from the exons ATGAATAACCGTGCCAGCTGGGATGAGCCCACGACAAAAATTTTGCTGGACTTGTGCATTGAACAGAAGAACCAGCTCAACTGGAGCGATAGATGcctcactaagttgggatggaGGAATGTGCACTCCAGGTTCCGGGCAAAAACTGGATTGCAATTGGGAACgaagcagctgcagaacaagctcAGCAACTTGAGGAGGCAATTCTTCGGCTGGCGGGCATTGCAAACCTCATCTGGTTTAGGGCGCGACACACAAACTGGTGGTGTGTCTGCTGATGCCACGTATTGGGAGCAGGACCAACAG GACACCCAGGCGAGGTCCCAGTCGAGTTctgtgaagcctccacctttcCTCAACGAGTTGTTTGAGTTGTATGGCCACGAACCCTAA